From the genome of Bradyrhizobium elkanii USDA 76, one region includes:
- a CDS encoding dienelactone hydrolase family protein, producing the protein MRLKPVFMLLAMLAAPAAAAAPLPAPHQVEIPEGNVTLHAQLYRPDGDGPFPTVIALHGCGGLAGRSEPVLPRYRDWAEQLLTSGHAVLLPDSYGSRELGPQCRIREHQVQTRRARVADINAARQWLVQQKWVAKRRISLIGWGNGAAALLWAVRPQLWSRSVEPDFRSAVAFYPDCRASFGLGWSARVPTLVLIGARDDVTSSSACHQMVDGARGRSALARIVVYPEAYHDFDRPNLPLHAVATSDAEIAERGHIGTDTGARKDAQKQVAEWLSR; encoded by the coding sequence GCGGCGCCACTCCCGGCCCCGCATCAGGTCGAGATCCCCGAAGGCAACGTCACGCTGCACGCGCAGCTCTACCGGCCCGATGGCGACGGCCCGTTCCCGACCGTGATCGCGCTGCATGGCTGCGGCGGTCTCGCCGGCCGGTCCGAGCCGGTCCTGCCGCGCTATCGCGACTGGGCCGAGCAATTGCTGACGAGCGGCCATGCGGTGCTGCTGCCGGACAGCTACGGCTCGCGCGAGCTCGGTCCGCAGTGCCGCATCAGGGAGCATCAGGTCCAGACCCGCCGCGCGCGGGTCGCTGACATCAACGCGGCGCGGCAGTGGCTGGTGCAGCAGAAATGGGTGGCGAAGCGCCGCATCAGCCTGATCGGCTGGGGCAACGGCGCCGCCGCCCTGCTGTGGGCGGTGCGGCCGCAGTTGTGGTCGCGCAGCGTCGAGCCGGATTTTCGCTCGGCGGTCGCGTTCTATCCGGATTGCCGCGCCTCGTTCGGCCTCGGCTGGAGCGCGCGGGTGCCGACGCTGGTCCTGATCGGCGCGCGCGACGACGTGACATCGTCATCGGCCTGCCACCAGATGGTCGACGGCGCCCGCGGCCGCAGCGCGCTGGCGCGGATCGTGGTGTATCCCGAGGCCTACCACGACTTCGACCGACCCAACCTGCCGCTGCACGCGGTCGCGACCTCCGATGCCGAGATCGCCGAGCGCGGTCACATCGGCACCGATACCGGCGCGCGCAAGGACGCGCAGAAGCAAGTCGCGGAGTGGCTGTCGCGCTAA
- the xseA gene encoding exodeoxyribonuclease VII large subunit has product MTAAPNLVNAPEFTVSELSSALKRTVEDRFGHVRVRGEISGFRGPHSSGHCYFALKDESAKIEAVIWKFAHARMRFKPQEGLEVIATGKLTTYPNSSKYQIVIDSLEPAGVGALMALMEERKKKLAAEGLFDEARKQLLPWLPEVIGVVTSPTGAVIRDILHRLEDRFPRRVLVWPVKVQGDGSAEQVAAAIRGFNALPEGGRIPRPDLLIVARGGGSLEDLWSFNEEIVVRAAAESHIPLISAVGHETDITLIDFVADKRVPTPTAAAEMAVPVRSELFVEVQALARRTMVCWQRAQEARRTELRAAARALPAAHELLAIPRQRLDHLAAGLPRGLKANTHAHFRRFAASSSRLTIGVLRGQVAHARQRLTASGERITLSARALLHRRRERFSGLEIRLKASKLANAKAQRNAIARDLERTHRLAERARRALVTTMQRLEARVAHSGQLLSALSYRGVLARGFALVRDAHGHALHSAAAVGPNAGLSIEFADGRVAATANADQPPATVAPDSQPKPQPREAKPAAPKRVTKPVDQGSLF; this is encoded by the coding sequence ATGACCGCTGCTCCGAATCTCGTCAACGCGCCTGAATTCACCGTCTCGGAACTCTCCTCCGCCCTGAAGCGGACGGTGGAGGACCGCTTCGGCCATGTCCGTGTCCGCGGCGAGATTTCCGGCTTTCGCGGCCCGCATTCCTCCGGCCACTGCTATTTCGCGCTGAAGGACGAGAGCGCCAAGATCGAGGCCGTGATCTGGAAGTTCGCCCATGCCCGGATGCGCTTCAAGCCGCAGGAAGGGCTCGAGGTCATCGCCACCGGCAAGCTGACCACCTACCCGAACTCCTCGAAGTACCAGATCGTCATCGATTCGCTGGAGCCGGCCGGCGTCGGCGCGCTGATGGCGCTGATGGAGGAGCGCAAGAAGAAGCTCGCCGCCGAAGGCCTGTTCGACGAGGCCCGCAAGCAGCTTTTGCCCTGGCTGCCCGAGGTGATCGGCGTCGTCACCTCGCCCACCGGCGCCGTGATCCGCGACATCCTGCACCGGCTGGAGGACCGCTTCCCCCGCCGCGTCCTGGTCTGGCCGGTCAAGGTGCAGGGCGACGGCTCGGCCGAACAGGTCGCGGCCGCGATCCGCGGCTTCAACGCGCTGCCGGAGGGCGGCCGGATTCCACGGCCTGATCTGCTCATCGTCGCGCGCGGCGGCGGCTCGCTGGAGGACCTCTGGTCGTTCAACGAGGAGATCGTGGTCCGCGCCGCGGCCGAGAGCCATATCCCGCTGATCTCGGCGGTCGGCCACGAGACCGACATCACGCTGATCGACTTCGTCGCCGACAAGCGCGTGCCGACGCCGACCGCCGCCGCCGAAATGGCGGTGCCGGTGCGCAGCGAGCTGTTCGTCGAGGTCCAGGCGCTCGCCCGCCGCACCATGGTGTGCTGGCAGCGCGCCCAGGAGGCCCGCCGCACCGAGCTGCGCGCCGCGGCGCGGGCGCTGCCCGCGGCGCATGAACTGCTGGCGATCCCGCGGCAGCGGCTCGATCATCTCGCAGCAGGCTTGCCGCGCGGGCTGAAGGCCAATACGCACGCGCATTTCCGCCGCTTTGCCGCCAGCAGTTCGCGCCTCACCATCGGCGTGCTGCGCGGCCAGGTCGCGCATGCGCGGCAGCGGCTCACCGCATCCGGCGAGCGCATCACGCTGTCGGCGCGCGCGCTGCTGCATCGCCGCCGCGAGCGCTTCAGCGGGCTCGAGATCCGGCTCAAGGCCTCGAAGCTTGCCAATGCCAAGGCCCAGCGCAACGCCATCGCCCGCGATCTCGAGCGCACCCACCGCCTCGCCGAGCGCGCCCGGCGCGCGCTGGTGACGACGATGCAACGGCTCGAGGCACGTGTCGCCCATAGCGGACAACTGCTGTCGGCGCTGTCCTATCGCGGCGTGCTGGCGCGCGGCTTTGCGCTGGTGCGCGATGCGCACGGCCACGCCCTGCATTCCGCGGCAGCGGTCGGCCCGAACGCCGGCCTGTCGATCGAGTTCGCCGATGGCCGCGTCGCCGCCACCGCGAATGCCGATCAGCCCCCGGCAACGGTAGCGCCCGACAGCCAGCCGAAGCCTCAGCCCCGTGAGGCGAAACCCGCGGCGCCGAAGCGCGTCACCAAGCCGGTCGATCAGGGCAGCTTGTTCTGA